In Populus alba chromosome 4, ASM523922v2, whole genome shotgun sequence, the genomic window GTTGCGTGCATACTCTAATGCTGATCATAGTAGTGATCCCACATATCGCAAGTCTATTACCgagttttgtatctttttaagtgattctcttatttcttagaagagtaagaaacaatctattgtttcttaATCATCCACTGAAACAGAATATTGTGTCATGACAgctactaccaaagagattgtttggttacgttggttacttgctaatatgggagtttccttttctcatcctactcctatatattgtgacaaccagagtttcattcagattgctcacaactcagTTTTTCATGAGCGAACTAAACACATTgaaatcgattgtcatcttactcgtcatcatctcaagcatgaaaccattactttgccttttgtttctttttccttgcagattgcagatttatttaccaaggcgcattccatatctcattttcattttctggtTGACAAACTCTCGATACTTGTAGTTGTCGCATCATAAGTTTGAgtggagatgttaaataatatttatgtagtcttatttattaaaagtagaatagtactttcaatttaacctatatatacttcatttgtatttagattaagacattgcattcataatatacagattattcaaAATCTAACTTTCTTTTTGGTATTTGATCTCAATTGCTTTAACTACTGTTAGCATGCAAATCACTGAACAGAGGAAGCAGAGGAATTTCACTAATCGGATGTTGCCTTGAAAGAACATGGAGGATTTGCTTTCCTTCCATTATAATATCAAGTGTAATCATGGGAAACATGAAAGTAAATCTTCTACCATTTCTGACACAGTTTGCTGACATGCTCTTGCATGCTACAGTGAAGAACAACAAGAGGAATAAAGAGAACTGCTAGGTCTTGAATTCTATTGCGGCGCAATACATAAAATGCGGGAAAACCCCGCAAGTAAATTTAGTCATAAATTTTGCCATACAACTCACTGAGAATCCCTTCTCTGTTTTGGGTTCTTTTGTTTATTCCCAGAACAATTCCCAAGTGAGCGACTAGAGAAACAGGTACACAACCATTTATAGGTATCTCCAAATCGGCAGGGCATTACCATTCGGTGACAGGTTAATATTGCATTGCAAAGTCCAAGCACCAAACCGACTAGTACACACTATAAACTCAGTGTCGGTTATAGTTAGACTTTGACAGGAACTAAATATTACACTGTAAACTCGAGTGATGATTAGAAGGAACCGTGTGACATGCCATAACCTCGACCACGACCAGCATAACCATAGCCTCTTCCATAATAACCACCACCTGATCGACCACCTCGGCCAGGTCCCCAACCTCCTTGACCACCCCAATGGTGGGAGAAATTAACAGATGTCTGCAAATTTAAATCGAGAAATTAAGCCCATCAATATTGGCAACAAAGAGTCATGGcaataattgaaaacaaaaatttatcatttcagCAGTTCAGAgtgttttttaaacttttactgttctaaaataaaacaaaactcttTAAGACAATCCCCACATAATTTAGTAGTGGCAAAAACTTTGACAAATTTTATCAGGTTAGAttctaaaattagaaaaagcAAATGATGAGGGTTATAGAGGACAACACATACGTCAGTATCTCTTCTCAACTGCTGGGAAAATCTAGCTCTCCCATTACGTGATCCACCATCAAGAGCATCACATGATATGGAATCAAAAAAGTCATCCTTCACATAAACAGGCTGCAGAATGCAAAACACAGAGTAAGCAAAAGTACAAAGGATTTGAAGCAGCAAATcctttcagttttatttttgtgtgtgtgtgtgtgtatgtgtgtgtgtgagagagagagagagagagagtaccttGGTCTCAAGTTTCGATGATCCAACATCATCTTCATCTAGCAAATCATCCCTGTCTTGAGCTTTGTGAGTCTTACCAAGTTGACCCCATACTTCGTCCTTATTGAATTTCTCATTCATTGCTGTAAAATCAAAATCCTCCTCGAATCTGGTAGCAGAACGTGAAATCTGCAATCCCAAAGGTTGACTTGTTAAAACTCAAAGTCCACAAAGAATATTGGCTACAGCTACTTTGGTTTAGAAAAGCAAAACAGACAAATTACCTTTCTAGAGTCAGCAATGAACTAGCAGTGATTAAGGAATGGAGAAATTAAGCACAAAAACTAAGACCACCTCTGTATCTAGAACTAGTAATTGCttgttaaaaaagcaaaaacaataacaactaataataatgaataacaAAGGAAAGGGAGAGAAAGAAATTAGAGCATGTGAAGCTAAAGCAGGATGTTTTCAGAAACTTCCCATTTGATATTCTTTAGAAGGAACAGCTCATCTGATACGTTTCTTATTTTACATTGGCCATGTTACACAGCATCAAAGTCAAATTGCCAAATCATGACgacataaaaaaagagataaaaaggtTAAATCTGCCAATATGGAAATGCAAGGAAGACAGCACATACCTCATTTTCTCTTCCCCTCCCACGTCCTCCTCTACCAGTATGATAAGTGTACATAGGCGCTCCATATACCTTAAAGGAGAAAAGAAACAGATGAGGCAGATTACAATTCAATAATGTGAGTAACTTGTAGAAAAGCATTTATCACCAAACTAGGAACCAGGGAACATCAATATAAAGAGGCCAACTTCAAATTTTCTCAAGTCAAGAATAATGGAGCTCTCAAGAAATTCGCATACCTTATGCTCAGGTTGTGAAGGTAGAGGTAATATGGGTTTCTGCACTTCTGCTGCAGCTGTTGTTGGTGGCGGTGCTGACAATTCTGGTGATGATACCTGCACCACCTGGACATCCTTTTGAGCTATCTGTGAAGACTGCAGTGAGGGAATAATGGGAGGGCCAGGCTGCAAAATTTGGCCCGGTGTCACCAGAGGTGTTTTTCCCTCGTTCAAAACTGAACTTGATGTCCTCATGATGGAGGATGGAGGTTCAGACATTCTTTTAAAAGGCATTATTGGATCTGGGACTGTCTTGGGCAGGTAAGAACCTGGTGATGCAATAGCAATTTTATCTACAGCAGTAGTCAATGGGGATGCCAATGGCGAGTTACTAGGAAGTGTTTGAGTAGAAACCCTATCAGGAGTTAAATTTGTTGAGTCTGAAACCATTGCAGAAGACCGTGAAGAAGGAAGAGTAGAAGTTGGCAAATTTAAGTTGCTTGTACTAAATGGTGGCAACAGAGGGGGGCTTTCTGACAAAGGAGAAGCTGAAGTGTTGGATGCATTCATGGCAGGATACTGCACAGATTGCATCATGGAAGGTGGCATTGACAAGCCAGGTGTGGGTCGAAGCAAAGCTTGCTGTGGGGCCTGAACTCCATTTGAGGGCCCATAGTATCCCTGCCAATACATTGGCATGGCAAGCCCACTACCATTTGTGGTTGGAAGGAGATGTGATGGACCCCATGATTCTAAACTCGCATCAGGCTGATATTGGGGAAGACTACCTTGAAATGTTGGCCTGGGAAGACCACTGGATGAAGCATGGGAACTTGGATCTGTTAGAGATCCATTACCAGAAGAAGGCAAATTCATGGATGCAGTTGCTGCTTGAGGATACTGAGACTGCACAAgggaatttaaataaataataatgcgCTTAAGTAAAGCAAGACATTCTTTTCAAGCCTGGATAGAATAAGCACTATTCAGATTTTATACAAGTTATACCAAGTAACTAATGAAACTGACTTCTGGAATCACATGTCCATATATGCAAACAAAATCACTTAGATTAGCAATTTTCTTAACTTAAGTTTATCATGTGAGTTACGAAGTGGGGGCAACTCTTGCTAGACAGAGTTTTCTCTGCAGTTCGACCTCTTGACCTCTCCCTTGAAATGGGGGAGAGGCAGCACTATTTGTACCAGAGGTCCCATGGTAAATTTTCTCCAAGACCATAATAATATCCAAATCTGCCATAATTTTATCACctcaaaatcaataatatcTAACCGATCCATGGACAGACATGCATGAGACCAATGTCATTTTCTTCACCTGGATGATGGCAGGATCATTGTGCACGGGTGTTGCAGTCTGAACAGGTGGAGAAGACTTGACCTGCAAATCCTGTGACCAAATGcaccaaagaagaaaaaagaaatgtaaaTCTATTCCATAACAACTTAAATATGGAGTATCAAATGCCACCTTAACAAAATGTTTGGCCCATAACAGTGTAATCAATGAGGTTCTATTGTAACTCCTTAAATATTCAATATGATCCTCCAAAACTCAACGAATGATGGATGCCTTTATGTTTATGCATGCTAGTATACAGCAAAGCTTTAACAATAACCAGCTGAAACTGATACTAAGCATGACATGTCCTCAGCAACATCGTCAAAAATTGCAGGGGcacttaatttataatattatacacCAAATTTTTTTGCCAGCAGAGAGGCAGGTGCTTCACATGCATATAATTCCCCTATTCAGGTAAGGCCAGCATGGTTTATGAATTCATTCCCCAATTCAAGCCTAGCACATATTGAACAGACTTAACCCAGAACTTAATGAGtgtaaattaaagagaaaacacagaaaaaaaatacaaaaccttACAACTACCAACAGCTAGCAACGTTTTGCTTGTCCAATGAGTAGGTAGCAGAGTGTCAAAAAACCCATCCATAACAAACAAACCTTGTCTGTCTGTGGCTAAAAAGCTCAAACTTGTACTTCTCATGGCAGACCATCTATACAATGCTAAAGCGTGTAGTTGATTAATGGTCAATCTGCTGAACATGGTGCAGGAATGACCAGAAACAACAACTTTGAGCTTACATACCGTACAACAAAAATGCAAGAAATGTGAGATATTTTCCATGCAAGTGGTGACTTGAGAGCTTGTATTGACCAAAACTAAGAGTGTCAATCTGTGAAACCATGCATGTTTTCTAGTTCAAATAAATACAGATAGTTTACCCAAGGAGAAATGAAGCATAAAACGTGATAGTAAGAATAATCATTATACACATTATGCATGTCCCCAGAAAAATCCTCTTAACATGTTGTCCAGACTTTGAATTTTGATATGCATAGCAAATGATTCTCATTGCAGACAATCAGTATACCTTGATATCAGTTCCTCGGAAGAGAATGAACTCATAAATTTTATCGCTTGGAGGAACTTGCAGGCCATCCTTTTTCCGCCCTTCCGTTCCAAATGATCTTACTGCAAATTTAAGCAATGTGATTTAGAGCCAACAGACATGCTCTACATCTTTAAACAGTATCCAAAAGAAAGAACGAGAAGGAATAAAATACAGAATGTGAAGGCAGAACTTTCCCAAAGATTTACTTCTAATATCTTTTGAGGCTGACAATTTCATTATCATCAGAAATACGAGAAAGTCAAAGTGGctgaaaaacatattattttgcaTGAGTTCCAGAAAAATGTGGTTGCTGCTACAGTAATTTACTTTAGGATTAGCACGAAACATAGAAGATTGTGACCCAAACTTACCACATTATGGTTCCAGTATAAGTATACTACTAAATGTCTCTTAAAAAATGTATAATATTGCGAAAATGATATAAGGTATTTCAGCAGGCGCACAAAAAACAAGCTATTGTTATGCTCAAGAAAAACATTCCAGCCATGGAAATATCACAGGTTTCATATGAAAATGGTCTGATATCTGCATGCTCTGAACTTTTATTTAAGTCATAACTTCCATTTTTGTAAAAGTAAAATACAATCATGTGGTCCAGTTTTCTTCTATTTCCAAACTTCCATTTATGTCATATGCAACTTCAACGACATTCTATGGAACAGTTAATGTTGCAATAGTTTATCAACGCTATCATATGACTTACATAACCGACAGATTCTTCCAATTAGAACAAAATACTACTGAGCATTGCACAAAATAGAGTGCTATCCCCtacttttcattctttttttctttttttttatcttttcaaaatgGCATCCTTTCTCTCAATGATGAATAACATCACCTTGAATCACAAACAAAAATGTCTAATTCCAAGAGTGCCATGAAGCAGATTTTGCAACCATGTCTGCCTTAATTTAATCCTCTTAAACAACACAACCTCTGTTCTTCAAATATAAGCCCATATCAATGTGTCAATGCTGATGTCTTTTACCACCTTCCACCAGGCATAGAACTTTGAACTGGGCTCACAAAATTTTCTTTACCAATAGAAATTCTCTCAAGTACAAATGAACCTTCCAGTGTTAAATACAGTTTGCATTTCAACATCTACATTCATACTACATGACTtgtaccaaaaagaaaagaactctAAAGCTCCAACCCACATCACAAAATCACAATGACACAAAAACCCATTTGAGATTGAAAGAATCTCTGTCTTAAcaaccagaaaagaaaaaacccagaaagCAAAACCCAGCACAAATGtataaagaaaaacccaaaaaaaaaaaaggatcaaaatatTTACCATTTCTTAAGCCGATGGTGGATTCTTGAGTGTTGATGTTGAAAAGAACGCCTTCATAACGAATCTCAGACTTTGAAGTCAAGCTAATCAAGCTACCTACATAGGAATCTGCTGAtgacccaccaccaccaccactacctgtagaagaagaagaagaagatctgGCTGCCTCTGCTGTTGCAGCTGCCATGACttgaaaataatatcaaataaagatTGATGCTTTCTTGTTTCTTTGCCAAAgtagaaatggaagaaaaaaagagaacgcAGATAGATGCAAAGGGtgtgtctttctttctttctttctttctttctttgtcttttGGCTTTAATAAAGGGGGCAAGTCTTCTTGTTTACGTTGTTTGTTGGTCTGCTTATGTCCCTCTTTAATGAAAATTGCTGTGTCCGTAATTGTTCCAATTCCATTTactttaataattgaaaaacaaatatgtagTTTTAGGATATTGCTTCCTTGTGgtttagattaattattttttaaagtaaaaaattccaaatattattaacatgttttataataaaaaataactataaacttaaaatgtgatgcataaacatatttttttaaaaaaaatattgatatagtgatatattaaataatatttatttttaaatattgaaataatgatatattgaattgacctaaattaacatgttagatttttaattttaatcattagaccataataatcttataaaaaaataaattaaaataaattatgaatattaatttttaattaatctaatgttgaagcacaaaattgaaaaaaaatattaaattaaaaatgatcaaaacgCCTACCTAAGTTAAATTATCAAACCAATAAAATGGGTCATGGGATCAGAATAActctatgaaaaacaaaaaaaaattaaaatacaaagtctaattttcaacaaatctaatattgaaagatgaaataaaaaaaaaataaagaataaaacaagTCAACACAAGCTAACATATTAAACTCGTAACCTGGATCATAAAATcgagataacttcataaaaggcaaataaaaaaaatcacaaagctttATTTCCAacaaatccaatattgaaggttaaaatcaatataaaaaaaaaaaaaaactaaatccataAGACTGGGATAACTCAatataaagcaaattaaaaaaattacgaaactcaattctcaaacaacctaattttaaaagatgaaattgaaaaaaaaaattaactaaataaataaaagttgattgagttgttggagggtgaaattaaaaaaaaaaggtattcaattaaaaaagaacccaaaaaaataaattgagtcaACCCAGATAAACTTATCAAACTCGCAACTCGGATCATTAAATCGAGATAActcaaaaaaagattaaaaaaaaaactcaattaaaaaatgacaaaaaaaaaataaacagagtcAACACAAGTCATAAGATTaggataatttcatagaaaaaaaaatataaaaacatcacgAAACATAATTTCAAGCCATtccaatgttgaagaatgaaataagaaaatcaattacAGAAAGTGGtctaaaaaataagtcaaatcAACTTATTATACCTGTGGTCTGCGTCATGAGATTAgaataaattcatagaaaacaataaataaataaataaatgaaatccCTCTTCCAATAGATCTAAAATTGAAGGTTGAAAtcgagaaaaaataaataaatcaataatttcaagccatttcaatgttgaagaatgaaataagaaaatcaattagaaaaagtgatccaaaaaaataagtcaagtcAACTTGTTAAACTCATGATCTGGGTCATGAgattataataaattcatagaaagcaataaaaaatataaaatccctCTTCCAATAaatctgaaattaaatgttgaaatcaaaaataaataaataaatccataatTTCAAGCCATTCTAATGTCAAAGaatgaaacaagaaaatcaattacaaaaagtggtccaaaaaaataagtcaagtcAATTTATTAAACTCGTGGTCTAGGTCATGAGATTagaataaattcataaaaagcaataaaaaatatgaaatccctcttccaatatatttaaaattgaatgtcgaaatcaagaaaaaataaataaatccatgaGATCGCTAAAcaacctaatagaaagaaaatagaaaaatttataacaacaattctcaaaacaatttaatattaaataatgaatttgaaaaaaaaaaaagattggtttGGTAAAcgataaattgaagaaaaaaaaactaacaaacaaaaatcaCTATTCCAATTattaatgttttgcatagttATTAGACCTAGCTTGGCGGGTCAACTTGGGATTCAAGTGACCCGAGGCCTTGGCTAGATCTGCTTCATTCAAAACCCGGGCCTGCAATTGGCCCAAGAAAAACCATTCAACCCACCTAATCAACCTAGAACCCGGGTGACCTAGTAAAATCTAATAgagactagttttttttttaatttgttttttatcctaGCCAgaaactaattttatatatatatatatattttcagttaattattaattcatttcaaagttcactatataaatattagaagaatgttttatttttttattgtgagatttgaaaccctttagtatatatactttatgttcacaagaaaaaaatatatttttttcaatgtggaataaaaaaaattttttgatttaaatacttcaacttaaaataataaaacaatatattttcaaagtgggataaaaaaaaacctttttgaaataatcttttaaactccattatttacaacatgtatagtGTATATCCAcatgaattgtttcttaatttttttatatgaaatattaaaatctcaaatatattttttttcaggttgaCCCGGATCAACTCATGTAACCCAGGACCTGACCATTTGGTAGGGTCGAACCCTAGGCTAAGTTTGATAAATATGGTGTTTTATGGGTGTAACTGCAATGATTTAACCATATCCtttagtgttttgttttatatatatttaatttgggatattaatttatcttgacaTAAATAATAGCTAATTGATAATGGAAGATTTTACCATGTTTGATGGGGGTTCTAAatatgttgttattatttttttatgaaagttaTATTcgattttaaaactttttagaaagataaaaaataataaatttgaaaatctaaaactttttaagatgatgaaaaatactAATATCAACCGAGTGATAGATTCATTcacatttttaaatcaatttgatttgttttgaaaaaagttccttttttatagaaaaatgttATTTCATTAGTATTAGTGATAGTacgttattattataattcttatacgactaaaataaaaataataaatatgaaaatcgaatctattaaatgaaaatagatccaacaaataaaacattaactgTCAACTTTTCAATGACTTTCAATTCTAGGAATTCATTGTCGCCATTGATGGCAGTAGAATCAAGATTGTGATATGATATTGAAACCTCTCTCCAACAAGTTTCATTACTTGAAATTCAAACATAAATGTTACTTTATTTTCCTATCCATTAGAATCtttgaaacagaaaaaaaaaaaaaaaaaaaaaaaaaaaaaaaaaaacacacacacacacacaaaccaaggggaaaaaaaaatcaaacaaaaccatGAATCTGAGATTATACatattgaaatttataattatttgaacCCCTGAAGATATCAGATCTAgtaactagataaaaaaatatattaaaaatgaatagaaataaaaaaaaaaaaatgaagaaaaacaagggTTGTTATCAATGTAATTTCACTAGTGGCTGTCCAAATAAATCTCTTTTGATGGATAGGTTGTTTAAAGGAGGGAGGGAGGAGAGAATAgatattgtttcaatttttgttttttttgttttcctagcAGAGGGAGAATTAAAACCAACTCTAACTACAGTTTATGTGCTACTAACAATGATGTCTGACATAACCTGGTTTTAACACCCCTTTAAGCATATGttcaaaaatcagaaaaaaaaatattttaagattagGAAGTTAACTAAAAGGgatcaaaataaagtttatttccATTTTCGAAATAATTAGgggagataaaataaatttgaaatttaaataataaaaaaaagaattttaaaaattaaagagaaaaaaaaataaattcaaagatttaaacatttaataaagagaagaggagaaaagaaagggattgtaaatttgaaatttaaagacttgaaaaattatacaaaatactaaaaaggCTTAGTGTCATTTTTACTGTTTACCTAGACTCAAAGCACTGTAGATTGAAGCAATATAATGGTAGCCCGAGCCTTGCCAAAAAAAGTTACAAGGGCAACGAGAGAGGGGTGGGGTTGTCTTTTCACTGAAA contains:
- the LOC118056013 gene encoding protein decapping 5, with product MAAATAEAARSSSSSSTGSGGGGGSSADSYVGSLISLTSKSEIRYEGVLFNINTQESTIGLRNVRSFGTEGRKKDGLQVPPSDKIYEFILFRGTDIKDLQVKSSPPVQTATPVHNDPAIIQSQYPQAATASMNLPSSGNGSLTDPSSHASSSGLPRPTFQGSLPQYQPDASLESWGPSHLLPTTNGSGLAMPMYWQGYYGPSNGVQAPQQALLRPTPGLSMPPSMMQSVQYPAMNASNTSASPLSESPPLLPPFSTSNLNLPTSTLPSSRSSAMVSDSTNLTPDRVSTQTLPSNSPLASPLTTAVDKIAIASPGSYLPKTVPDPIMPFKRMSEPPSSIMRTSSSVLNEGKTPLVTPGQILQPGPPIIPSLQSSQIAQKDVQVVQVSSPELSAPPPTTAAAEVQKPILPLPSQPEHKVYGAPMYTYHTGRGGRGRGRENEISRSATRFEEDFDFTAMNEKFNKDEVWGQLGKTHKAQDRDDLLDEDDVGSSKLETKPVYVKDDFFDSISCDALDGGSRNGRARFSQQLRRDTDTSVNFSHHWGGQGGWGPGRGGRSGGGYYGRGYGYAGRGRGYGMSHGSF